In Bordetella holmesii ATCC 51541, the following proteins share a genomic window:
- a CDS encoding integrase core domain protein, translating into MTERSMGVTRACGLVGISRSLFAYESTRSGDAALTERMKEMAVAKRRYGYRRIHVLLRREGWQANHKRIWRLYSLAGLSVRKRKRKRIAATERVVRPAAIAPNQSWSMDFVADGLAYGRRFRCLTIVDDYTRECLAIEVDTSLPGLRVAMVLQRLAEMRGLPRSITVDNGPEFAGRALDAWAYQAGVKLSFIRPGKPVENAYIESFNGKFRDECLNEHWFLSLRQAKSLIENWRVEYNTDRPHSALGYLTPAQFVQAHQKEGLLPLGSMSVPY; encoded by the coding sequence ATGACCGAGCGCAGCATGGGTGTTACCCGGGCCTGTGGGCTGGTAGGAATTTCGCGGTCGCTGTTTGCCTACGAGAGCACACGCTCAGGCGATGCTGCGCTGACCGAGCGCATGAAAGAGATGGCAGTGGCGAAACGACGCTACGGCTATCGGAGGATCCATGTGCTCTTACGTCGCGAAGGCTGGCAAGCAAATCACAAGCGAATCTGGCGGCTGTACAGTCTGGCAGGGTTAAGCGTGCGAAAACGAAAGCGTAAGCGAATCGCGGCGACCGAGCGCGTGGTTCGCCCAGCGGCAATCGCGCCGAATCAGAGTTGGTCAATGGACTTTGTGGCCGACGGCCTAGCCTATGGCCGCCGATTCCGCTGTTTGACTATCGTCGATGACTACACTCGCGAATGCCTGGCCATCGAGGTCGATACGTCGTTGCCGGGACTGCGTGTTGCCATGGTGCTGCAACGGCTGGCGGAGATGCGTGGCCTGCCGCGATCTATTACCGTGGACAACGGGCCAGAGTTCGCCGGAAGAGCCTTGGACGCCTGGGCCTACCAAGCAGGCGTAAAGCTGTCGTTTATTCGGCCGGGTAAGCCGGTGGAGAACGCTTATATCGAAAGTTTCAACGGCAAGTTCCGCGACGAATGCCTTAACGAGCACTGGTTCTTGTCCCTGCGACAGGCTAAAAGCTTGATCGAAAACTGGCGAGTCGAGTACAACACCGATCGGCCTCACAGCGCGCTCGGATATTTAACGCCGGCGCAATTCGTGCAGGCTCATCAGAAAGAAGGTCTTTTACCCCTGGGCTCTATGTCGGTGCCGTACTAA
- a CDS encoding putative coenzyme A transferase produces MDLDRIRHAGLRSRVTTAQAAVELIQNGMTVGMSGFTRAGDCKAVPAALAERAGQFPLQITLITGASLGHDTDKRLADAGVLSRRLPFQVDSTLRRKINQGDVRFIDQHLSETVEQLRSGHIGPIDVAIIEAAAITEDGSIIPTMSVGNSASFAEQAAVVIVEINQSVPVEIEGLHDIYVPAAHGQRQPLPLIAADQRIGKSAIAVDPAKIAAIVFTDAPDSPSNALPADEETALIAGHIVRFLEGEVAAGLLTRSLFPLQAGIGTIANAVLQGFEQADFEGLTMYSEVLQDSAISLLDSGKLAFASASSITVSQPVYEKLLNNLDDYRDRLVLRPQEISNAPEIVRRLGLIAINTALEFDIYGNVNSTHVGGTHMMNGIGGSGDFARNAHLAIFVSKSVAKDGEVSSVVPMVPHVDHNEHDVDILVTECGLADLRGLSPRERAQAVIANCVHPTYRAALQDYYDRACERGGQTPHLLEEAFSWHQRYNESESMRLPEPANRRAA; encoded by the coding sequence ATGGACCTCGACCGTATCCGTCACGCCGGCCTGCGCTCGCGTGTGACGACTGCCCAGGCAGCCGTCGAACTCATTCAGAATGGCATGACCGTTGGCATGAGCGGCTTCACGCGCGCTGGCGACTGCAAGGCCGTGCCGGCCGCGCTGGCCGAGCGCGCCGGACAGTTCCCCCTGCAGATCACGCTTATCACCGGCGCTTCGCTGGGTCACGATACCGACAAACGGTTGGCCGACGCCGGTGTGCTGTCGCGTCGCCTGCCATTCCAAGTCGACAGCACGTTGCGTCGCAAAATCAATCAGGGCGACGTGCGCTTCATCGACCAGCATCTGTCGGAAACCGTCGAGCAACTGCGCAGCGGCCATATCGGTCCGATCGATGTGGCCATCATCGAAGCGGCCGCCATCACCGAAGATGGCAGCATCATTCCGACCATGTCCGTGGGCAATTCGGCCTCCTTTGCCGAGCAGGCTGCCGTCGTCATCGTCGAAATCAACCAGAGTGTGCCGGTGGAGATCGAAGGGCTGCACGATATCTATGTGCCGGCGGCCCACGGGCAGCGCCAGCCTTTGCCGCTGATCGCGGCGGATCAGCGCATAGGCAAGAGCGCCATCGCCGTCGATCCGGCCAAAATCGCGGCCATCGTGTTCACCGACGCGCCGGACAGCCCCTCGAACGCGTTGCCCGCCGACGAAGAAACCGCCCTGATCGCGGGCCATATCGTGCGCTTTCTCGAAGGCGAGGTGGCTGCCGGCCTACTGACGCGGTCGCTGTTTCCTCTGCAGGCAGGCATCGGCACGATTGCAAATGCCGTACTGCAGGGGTTCGAGCAGGCGGACTTTGAGGGCCTGACAATGTATTCGGAGGTGCTCCAGGACAGCGCCATTTCCCTGCTCGACAGCGGCAAGCTGGCGTTTGCCTCGGCGTCGTCCATCACCGTGTCTCAGCCGGTCTATGAAAAACTGCTCAATAACCTGGACGACTACCGAGACAGGCTGGTGCTGCGCCCGCAGGAAATCAGCAATGCACCGGAAATCGTACGGCGATTGGGCCTTATCGCCATCAATACCGCCCTGGAGTTCGACATCTACGGCAACGTGAACTCCACCCATGTGGGGGGGACCCATATGATGAACGGCATTGGTGGATCCGGGGATTTTGCCCGTAACGCTCATCTGGCAATCTTCGTGAGCAAGTCCGTCGCCAAAGATGGCGAGGTCTCCAGTGTGGTGCCCATGGTGCCTCATGTGGATCACAACGAGCATGACGTCGACATCCTGGTGACCGAGTGTGGTCTGGCAGATCTGCGGGGCTTGTCGCCCCGCGAGCGGGCTCAGGCAGTCATCGCGAATTGCGTTCATCCCACATACCGTGCCGCGCTGCAGGACTACTACGACCGCGCCTGTGAGCGGGGCGGGCAGACGCCGCATCTGCTCGAAGAGGCTTTCTCCTGGCACCAGCGTTACAACGAATCCGAGTCGATGCGTCTGCCGGAGCCTGCCAACCGGCGTGCGGCTTGA
- a CDS encoding bacterial regulatory helix-turn-helix, lysR family protein encodes MDIRALRYFVETVGCASFTQAARKLFVTQSTVSKMIRQLEDEVSTPLLIRDGHTARPTDTGRIVYERGLHILGAMRQLNAEVRQAVELERGELEVGIPPMINLLFIPVVQCFRQRYPQIRLSLREGTG; translated from the coding sequence ATGGATATCCGCGCGCTGCGTTACTTCGTCGAAACCGTCGGTTGCGCCAGCTTCACGCAGGCGGCCAGAAAGTTATTCGTGACGCAGTCGACCGTCAGTAAGATGATTCGGCAACTGGAAGATGAGGTCAGCACCCCACTGTTGATCCGCGATGGCCATACCGCCCGCCCCACCGATACGGGCCGCATCGTCTACGAGCGCGGCCTGCATATCCTGGGCGCAATGCGTCAGCTCAATGCCGAAGTGCGCCAGGCGGTCGAACTCGAACGCGGCGAACTCGAAGTGGGTATCCCGCCCATGATCAACCTGCTTTTTATCCCCGTGGTTCAATGCTTTCGGCAGCGCTATCCACAGATCCGCCTAAGTCTGCGCGAGGGCACCGGCTAG
- a CDS encoding lysR substrate binding domain protein, producing the protein MGATVLPVAANGPLQARRFGSYSLWAVGPADAVWAGKLTLPLTALREVPLLIPTDDFALTRRLRQACEAAGFDPQIAAQSAHWDFLAAMAGSGLGTAILPEPLVQMLKTRGLTMARLARAGVQWEIGHIWVRDRYLSYAARAWLEVCDEILGAGARAQAASSEQA; encoded by the coding sequence GTGGGCGCCACCGTGTTGCCCGTGGCCGCCAACGGACCGCTACAGGCCCGGCGTTTCGGCAGTTATTCGCTGTGGGCGGTGGGGCCCGCTGATGCGGTGTGGGCGGGAAAACTCACCTTGCCGTTGACCGCGTTGCGCGAGGTGCCCTTGCTCATACCCACTGACGATTTCGCACTGACCCGCCGGTTACGACAGGCCTGCGAGGCTGCCGGCTTCGATCCGCAGATCGCCGCGCAAAGCGCGCATTGGGATTTTCTGGCCGCCATGGCCGGCTCAGGGCTGGGCACGGCGATTCTGCCCGAACCGCTGGTGCAGATGCTCAAAACGCGGGGCCTGACCATGGCGCGTCTGGCCCGCGCCGGCGTGCAGTGGGAAATCGGCCATATATGGGTGCGCGACCGTTATCTCTCCTATGCCGCCCGTGCCTGGCTCGAGGTCTGCGATGAAATTCTTGGTG